The following are from one region of the Algiphilus sp. genome:
- a CDS encoding oxygenase MpaB family protein, whose protein sequence is MAHAESANDRTPASTQAPADRRVDFTRPEGEAALIAPDSVSWRVFKNPIATYIGGITAVILELAEPRVCAGVWDHTTFRTEPLKRLRRTGLAAMVTVYGPRSTAERMIAGVRRMHGRVEGVAADGRAYNANDTELLDWVQATASYGFVEAYAAHVRALSDADRDAFYAESAVPAGLYGATGAPKSLAGMREQFAAMRPSLKPTGIIFEFLELMQRTPILPGPMRPLQRVLTRAAVDLLPEWAFSDLGIGPEWRIGRFERGIATAMGKAADRLIARGSPAVQACRRVGLPDDHLYRPGFALRLPG, encoded by the coding sequence ATGGCCCACGCCGAGAGTGCCAACGACCGGACGCCGGCATCGACGCAGGCGCCGGCCGATCGCCGCGTCGATTTCACCCGGCCGGAGGGCGAGGCGGCGCTGATCGCTCCCGATTCGGTGAGCTGGCGGGTATTCAAGAACCCCATCGCCACCTACATCGGGGGCATCACCGCCGTGATCCTCGAGCTGGCCGAACCGCGCGTGTGCGCGGGCGTCTGGGATCACACCACCTTCCGCACCGAGCCCCTCAAGCGCCTGCGCCGCACCGGCCTGGCCGCCATGGTCACGGTGTACGGGCCGCGCAGCACGGCCGAGCGCATGATCGCCGGCGTGCGGCGCATGCACGGACGCGTGGAGGGTGTGGCCGCCGACGGGCGCGCCTACAACGCCAACGACACCGAGCTGCTCGACTGGGTCCAGGCCACCGCCAGCTACGGTTTCGTCGAGGCCTACGCGGCCCATGTGCGCGCCCTGTCCGATGCTGACCGGGACGCCTTCTACGCGGAGAGCGCGGTTCCGGCCGGGCTCTACGGCGCGACCGGCGCCCCCAAGTCGCTCGCCGGCATGCGCGAGCAGTTCGCTGCCATGCGCCCGTCGCTGAAGCCCACCGGCATCATCTTCGAGTTCCTGGAGTTGATGCAGCGGACCCCGATCCTGCCCGGACCCATGCGCCCGCTGCAGCGCGTCCTTACGCGCGCCGCCGTCGACCTCCTCCCGGAGTGGGCGTTCTCCGATCTGGGCATCGGCCCGGAATGGCGCATCGGGCGGTTCGAGCGCGGTATCGCCACCGCCATGGGGAAGGCGGCCGACCGCCTGATCGCGCGGGGCAGCCCGGCGGTGCAGGCGTGCCGTCGTGTCGGCCTTCCGGACGATCACCTCTACCGCCCCGGATTCGCGCTCCGGCTGCCCGGCTAG